In Haloarcula salinisoli, one genomic interval encodes:
- a CDS encoding threonine synthase — MQTTAAVRGLSCTACGESAELSAHRCPDCGGVLVVDFDADRVDSAADAHPFPPGATVSIDEGATPLVAVSELADELGVESIAIKDEGRNPTGSLADRKFALAVAAAVQGGADRVGTPSTGNGAQSAAAYAARAGIDSKGVVPTRCPFLNKAMVNVHGGDMYVVEGRYEDAVDAFGEGDEPLTPVAPGHPFRIAGGTALALELLADREGAPDAVVHPTGHGETAVGLQRGFALAVDAGLTDAVPRIYAAQPDACAPIAAAVTDGAAEPVPVEHPDTIVGPLEVPDPVTGAAAIDAIDASGGDGVAVEDKSILQAAVDGCEMGPEIGATGGTAVAGARALADRGAFDAADEVVLVNPVAGSKEADLLRSHLMSQGM; from the coding sequence ATGCAGACGACAGCGGCAGTCCGCGGGTTGAGCTGTACGGCGTGTGGCGAGTCGGCCGAACTCTCGGCGCACCGGTGTCCCGACTGCGGGGGCGTCCTGGTCGTCGACTTCGACGCGGACCGGGTCGATTCGGCTGCCGACGCTCACCCGTTCCCGCCCGGGGCGACCGTCTCCATCGACGAGGGGGCCACGCCACTCGTGGCCGTTTCCGAACTGGCCGACGAACTCGGTGTCGAAAGCATCGCAATCAAAGACGAGGGCCGGAATCCGACGGGCTCGCTCGCCGACCGGAAGTTCGCGCTGGCCGTCGCGGCCGCCGTCCAGGGGGGCGCCGACCGCGTCGGGACGCCATCGACGGGCAACGGCGCCCAGTCGGCGGCGGCCTACGCCGCCCGCGCCGGCATCGATTCCAAAGGTGTGGTCCCGACCCGCTGTCCGTTCCTCAACAAGGCGATGGTGAACGTCCACGGCGGCGATATGTACGTCGTCGAGGGGCGCTACGAGGACGCCGTCGACGCGTTCGGTGAGGGCGACGAGCCGCTCACGCCGGTCGCGCCGGGCCACCCGTTCCGCATCGCCGGCGGGACGGCCCTGGCCCTGGAGCTGCTCGCCGACCGCGAGGGCGCCCCCGACGCCGTCGTCCACCCGACGGGCCACGGCGAGACGGCCGTGGGGCTCCAGCGCGGGTTCGCCCTCGCGGTGGACGCCGGCCTCACCGACGCCGTCCCGCGAATCTACGCCGCCCAGCCCGACGCCTGTGCGCCAATCGCAGCGGCAGTCACCGACGGTGCGGCCGAGCCGGTGCCGGTCGAGCATCCCGACACCATCGTCGGCCCGCTAGAAGTGCCAGACCCCGTCACCGGGGCCGCCGCCATCGACGCCATCGACGCGAGCGGCGGAGACGGCGTCGCAGTCGAGGACAAATCGATTCTCCAGGCGGCCGTCGACGGCTGCGAGATGGGGCCCGAAATCGGCGCCACCGGCGGCACCGCCGTCGCCGGCGCGCGAGCGCTGGCCGACCGAGGAGCCTTCGACGCTGCCGACGAGGTCGTGCTCGTCAATCCCGTCGCCGGCAGCAAGGAGGCAGACCTCCTGCGCTCCCATCTGATGAGCCAGGGGATGTGA
- a CDS encoding HalOD1 output domain-containing protein, whose amino-acid sequence MSDSQSDNSGDGQTDGGGIVRRQIPPDPATSEYDLLEILADIEEVDIETLPPLYNQVEHVVETLFKTPPSADAQMSISFSYAGYRITIDRTGTVQFVPVKDTIERNRQL is encoded by the coding sequence ATGTCAGATTCTCAGTCAGATAACTCCGGAGACGGCCAGACCGACGGTGGCGGAATCGTGCGCCGGCAGATACCACCGGACCCCGCGACCTCCGAATACGACCTCCTGGAGATACTCGCCGATATCGAGGAGGTCGACATCGAAACGCTCCCGCCGCTGTACAACCAGGTCGAACACGTCGTCGAGACGCTGTTCAAGACGCCCCCGTCCGCCGACGCCCAGATGTCCATCTCGTTTTCCTACGCCGGCTACCGAATCACCATCGACCGGACCGGCACCGTCCAGTTCGTCCCCGTCAAGGACACGATAGAGCGAAACCGTCAGCTGTAA
- a CDS encoding UbiA family prenyltransferase — MAVARHETGVVGASKALASQVHPVFMLPPLATSLFGAVLAGTVDLRVAGLHTLAMFFAVYTAHVKDGYVDFHVRGEDDDHPLTVGGCRGALLASAAGFLACTAGLWLLVSPLAALVTAPTWLIGYTHAPQLDLNPVGATMGYPTGIALALLGGYYVQATSFGPQVLGLATVFLLLLTGIKIIDDETDFDYDSSIDKRTVAVVLGPRRARQLALGLFALAMVGVVALAIALPGIPPTAAGGAVVFGAVLALAYRAEAELATMLLIRGSYLFLAVLVAAVWFRPLV, encoded by the coding sequence ATGGCAGTGGCCCGACACGAGACCGGCGTCGTCGGTGCCAGCAAGGCGCTCGCCTCGCAGGTCCATCCTGTGTTTATGTTGCCGCCCCTGGCGACCTCGCTCTTTGGCGCCGTCCTCGCCGGGACTGTCGACCTCCGGGTGGCGGGGCTGCACACCCTGGCGATGTTCTTCGCCGTCTACACGGCCCACGTCAAGGACGGCTACGTCGACTTCCACGTCCGCGGCGAGGACGACGACCATCCCCTAACCGTCGGCGGCTGTCGGGGTGCACTCCTCGCGAGCGCTGCGGGCTTTCTGGCCTGTACAGCCGGGCTCTGGCTGCTCGTCTCTCCGCTCGCAGCGCTGGTGACGGCGCCGACCTGGCTCATCGGCTACACGCACGCGCCCCAGCTCGACCTCAACCCGGTCGGGGCGACGATGGGCTATCCGACTGGTATCGCGCTGGCGCTGCTGGGGGGCTACTACGTGCAGGCGACGAGCTTCGGTCCGCAGGTACTGGGGCTGGCCACAGTGTTCCTGCTGTTGCTGACTGGTATCAAGATAATCGACGACGAGACTGACTTCGACTACGACAGCTCCATCGACAAACGGACCGTCGCGGTCGTGCTCGGCCCCCGGCGGGCCAGACAGCTTGCGCTCGGACTCTTTGCCCTCGCGATGGTCGGCGTCGTCGCGCTCGCGATTGCGCTACCCGGGATTCCGCCGACTGCGGCGGGCGGGGCCGTCGTCTTCGGCGCCGTCCTGGCGCTTGCCTACCGGGCCGAGGCCGAACTCGCGACGATGCTGTTGATACGGGGGTCGTATCTCTTTCTCGCCGTACTGGTGGCTGCGGTGTGGTTCCGGCCACTGGTGTAG
- a CDS encoding DUF6653 family protein — translation MAPELPEDASALDRYFWARHANPKSGWSRVASMPLLMTCIYRRNWRGLALTLAFVILNPVLFSPPEDDSAWMTRVVYGERLWTQRDHGRFSYPEILNLFNGLAALYAVYAAIERRPAEIALATALSMALKFWFVAEMVHLYEDHAPGHS, via the coding sequence ATGGCCCCCGAGCTACCCGAAGACGCCTCGGCTCTCGACCGGTACTTCTGGGCGCGTCACGCGAACCCGAAGAGCGGCTGGTCCCGGGTCGCCTCCATGCCGCTGTTGATGACCTGCATCTACCGCCGGAACTGGCGCGGGCTGGCGCTGACACTGGCGTTCGTTATCCTCAACCCCGTCCTGTTCTCGCCGCCCGAGGACGACAGCGCGTGGATGACCAGGGTGGTGTACGGTGAGCGACTGTGGACCCAGCGGGACCACGGTCGTTTCAGCTACCCCGAGATTCTGAACCTTTTCAACGGACTCGCTGCGCTGTATGCCGTCTACGCCGCCATCGAGCGACGACCGGCCGAGATCGCGCTCGCGACGGCCCTGTCGATGGCCCTGAAGTTCTGGTTCGTCGCGGAGATGGTCCATCTGTACGAGGACCACGCTCCCGGACACAGCTAG
- a CDS encoding J domain-containing protein, which produces MQADPGGLPAWLVFGLLLGVAGSLVVAALFVVAGKLFPAKRQARGVREGGEERRRVEIREYLTAIDEQFAENHPLAGGEVAFYLPTRDVAITFDARAFYRLERSPTVPVLVEHEMPGAALGKRLPFETPDVSIGSEPESEPQASVDPTRQAFAELGLRETASVDEVKSAYRARVKQVHPDHGGDEEEFKRVREAYTLAKQHAG; this is translated from the coding sequence GTGCAGGCAGACCCGGGCGGCCTCCCCGCGTGGCTGGTGTTCGGACTTCTTCTGGGGGTAGCCGGGAGTCTCGTCGTCGCCGCGCTGTTTGTCGTCGCCGGAAAGCTTTTTCCAGCCAAGCGACAGGCCCGCGGGGTTCGAGAGGGCGGCGAGGAGCGCCGTCGGGTCGAGATTCGCGAGTACCTGACGGCCATCGACGAGCAGTTCGCCGAGAACCACCCGCTGGCCGGCGGGGAGGTCGCTTTCTATCTCCCCACCCGCGACGTCGCCATCACCTTCGACGCCAGAGCGTTCTACCGTCTCGAGCGCTCGCCGACCGTTCCGGTGCTGGTCGAACACGAGATGCCGGGTGCCGCCCTGGGCAAGCGTCTGCCCTTCGAGACGCCCGACGTCTCTATCGGGTCCGAGCCCGAATCGGAGCCACAGGCCTCCGTCGACCCCACCCGGCAGGCCTTCGCCGAGCTGGGGCTGCGAGAGACGGCCTCCGTCGACGAGGTAAAGTCCGCCTATCGGGCCCGGGTGAAGCAGGTCCACCCGGACCACGGCGGCGACGAGGAGGAGTTCAAGCGCGTGCGGGAGGCCTACACGCTCGCGAAACAGCACGCTGGCTAG
- a CDS encoding pyridoxal phosphate-dependent aminotransferase — protein MTGFSSRVEAVSISGIREVFEAAGEDAINLGLGQPDFPTPDHAREAAIEAIQSGKVDAYTSNKGTLELREAIAEKHARDNDLDVDPEDIIATSGGSEALHIALEAHVDSAGHRPANERTQSESAGQEVIFPDPGFVSYDALTHLAGGTPKPVGLREDLTMAPEAVEEAITDDTAAFVVNSPANPTGAVQSPEDMREFARIADEHDVLCISDEVYEHQVFEGEHRSPAEFDESGNVVVVNACSKAYSMTGWRLGWVTGATDRIERMLRVHQYAQACASAPAQYAAEAALTGPQDPVAEMREAFQERRDILLSGFDEMGLECPTPKGAFYAMPKVPEGWVDEVIERGVVVVPGDAFGENGSGYARISYATDTETLREAIDIMADATAALRE, from the coding sequence ATGACAGGATTCTCCAGTCGCGTCGAAGCCGTCTCCATCTCGGGTATCCGTGAAGTGTTCGAAGCCGCCGGCGAGGACGCTATCAACCTGGGGCTGGGGCAACCGGACTTCCCGACCCCCGACCACGCCCGCGAGGCCGCAATCGAGGCCATCCAGTCGGGGAAGGTCGACGCCTACACCTCCAACAAGGGGACGCTCGAACTCCGCGAGGCCATCGCAGAGAAACACGCACGCGATAACGACCTCGACGTCGACCCCGAGGATATCATCGCCACCTCCGGCGGGAGCGAGGCACTGCACATCGCGCTGGAGGCCCACGTCGATAGCGCGGGACATCGTCCCGCGAACGAGCGGACGCAGTCCGAGAGCGCCGGCCAGGAGGTCATCTTCCCCGACCCCGGCTTCGTCTCCTACGACGCCTTGACCCATCTCGCCGGCGGGACGCCGAAACCAGTCGGCCTGCGCGAGGACCTGACGATGGCGCCCGAGGCCGTCGAGGAGGCAATCACCGACGACACCGCGGCGTTCGTCGTCAACTCCCCCGCCAATCCGACCGGGGCCGTCCAGTCCCCCGAGGATATGCGGGAGTTCGCCCGCATCGCCGACGAACACGACGTGCTCTGTATCTCCGACGAGGTGTACGAACACCAGGTGTTCGAGGGTGAGCACCGCTCTCCGGCCGAATTCGACGAGTCGGGCAACGTCGTCGTCGTCAACGCCTGCTCGAAGGCCTACTCGATGACCGGCTGGCGGCTGGGCTGGGTCACCGGCGCGACCGACCGCATCGAGCGGATGCTCCGGGTCCACCAGTACGCCCAGGCCTGTGCCTCCGCGCCCGCACAGTACGCTGCCGAGGCGGCCCTGACAGGACCTCAGGACCCTGTCGCGGAGATGCGGGAAGCCTTCCAGGAGCGCCGGGATATCCTCCTTTCGGGGTTCGACGAGATGGGGCTGGAGTGTCCCACACCCAAGGGGGCGTTCTACGCGATGCCGAAGGTCCCCGAGGGGTGGGTCGACGAGGTCATAGAGCGGGGCGTCGTCGTCGTTCCGGGCGACGCCTTCGGCGAGAACGGCTCGGGTTACGCCCGCATCTCGTATGCGACCGATACCGAGACGCTCCGCGAGGCGATCGATATCATGGCCGACGCCACTGCAGCGCTGCGAGAGTAG
- a CDS encoding ArsR/SmtB family transcription factor encodes MEKALWYLLTATRGGANRARIIDALTERPQNANELADELDVGYKTIRHHMEQLEEHDIVESGEESYAKLYFLTDRFDKYRETFEDITEQMDT; translated from the coding sequence ATGGAGAAAGCGCTCTGGTATCTGTTGACGGCGACGCGTGGCGGCGCCAACCGGGCGCGTATCATCGACGCTCTCACCGAACGACCACAGAACGCCAACGAGCTGGCCGACGAACTCGACGTCGGGTACAAGACCATACGCCACCATATGGAGCAACTCGAAGAGCACGACATCGTCGAATCGGGTGAGGAATCGTACGCGAAACTCTACTTCCTCACCGACCGGTTCGACAAGTACCGCGAGACGTTCGAGGATATCACGGAGCAGATGGACACATGA
- a CDS encoding proteasome assembly chaperone family protein translates to MDEFDIDDIADPELEEPVLVEGLPGVGHVGKLAAEHLLEELDSELVRRVYSTHFPPQVSVEDGRTQLACAEFHAVTPEDGRDMLVLTGDHQAQDNEGHYGLTSTFLDIGEAFGVEEVYALGGVPTGELIEEYDVLGATTTDDFGDRLEDAGVEFREDEPAGGIVGVSGLLLGLSDRRDLPAACLMGETSGYLVDPKSAQAVLEILQEVVGFEVPFDPLEERADEMEEVVRKIQQMEEQNAPSPADEDLRYIG, encoded by the coding sequence ATGGACGAATTCGATATCGACGATATCGCCGACCCGGAGCTCGAGGAGCCGGTGCTCGTCGAGGGGCTGCCAGGCGTGGGCCACGTCGGCAAACTCGCCGCCGAGCACCTGCTCGAAGAGCTCGACAGCGAGCTCGTCCGGCGGGTCTACTCGACGCATTTCCCGCCCCAGGTCAGCGTCGAGGACGGACGCACCCAGCTTGCCTGTGCCGAGTTCCACGCGGTCACGCCCGAGGACGGGCGGGACATGCTCGTACTCACCGGTGACCACCAGGCCCAGGACAACGAGGGCCACTACGGCCTCACGTCGACGTTCCTCGACATCGGCGAGGCGTTCGGCGTCGAGGAAGTGTACGCGCTGGGCGGGGTCCCGACGGGCGAGCTCATCGAGGAGTACGACGTGCTCGGTGCGACGACGACCGACGACTTCGGCGACCGCCTCGAGGACGCCGGCGTCGAGTTCCGTGAGGACGAACCCGCCGGCGGCATCGTCGGCGTCTCCGGCCTCCTGCTGGGACTGAGCGACCGCCGTGACCTACCCGCTGCGTGTCTGATGGGTGAGACCTCTGGCTACCTGGTCGACCCCAAGAGCGCGCAGGCGGTTCTGGAGATTCTCCAGGAGGTCGTCGGCTTCGAGGTCCCCTTCGACCCGCTCGAAGAGCGCGCCGACGAGATGGAGGAGGTCGTCAGGAAGATACAGCAGATGGAAGAGCAAAATGCACCTTCGCCGGCCGACGAGGACCTTCGCTACATCGGGTGA
- a CDS encoding MarR family transcriptional regulator: MVDVLENKRSATRFRILVEIADRQPAVSQGEIAEAVGVTSQAVSEYIRDLVEEGFVEKEGRSRYRVTKEGVDWVFQSANDMRRFVDHVTDDVLGSVQEDAAIADAEFAAGETVSLSLEAGLLHAGPQEGDGATGVTTTDAAAGEVVGVTGFEGVIDLEPGHVSVVQVPTVRTDSDGSGADIAATCAGVPIVTAAGVEAVSALRDAGVEPTTYFAPGAVAADAASRGLDAVVVATQDTIGRVTDALTDASVSYDVAK; encoded by the coding sequence ATGGTCGACGTCCTCGAGAACAAACGCTCGGCGACGCGGTTCCGCATCCTCGTCGAGATAGCGGACCGGCAGCCGGCAGTCAGCCAGGGGGAGATCGCGGAGGCCGTCGGCGTGACGAGCCAGGCCGTCAGTGAGTACATCCGGGACCTGGTCGAGGAGGGGTTCGTCGAGAAGGAGGGCCGTTCGCGCTATCGCGTGACGAAGGAGGGCGTCGACTGGGTGTTCCAGTCGGCCAACGACATGCGCCGCTTTGTCGACCACGTCACCGACGACGTGCTGGGCAGCGTCCAGGAGGACGCCGCCATCGCCGACGCCGAATTCGCGGCCGGCGAGACGGTGTCACTGTCGCTGGAGGCGGGGCTGCTTCACGCGGGCCCGCAGGAGGGTGACGGTGCCACGGGCGTGACGACGACCGACGCGGCCGCTGGCGAGGTGGTCGGCGTCACCGGCTTCGAGGGTGTCATCGACCTGGAGCCCGGTCACGTCAGTGTGGTCCAGGTGCCGACGGTCCGCACCGACAGCGACGGCTCCGGGGCGGACATCGCAGCGACCTGTGCGGGCGTGCCCATCGTCACCGCCGCCGGCGTCGAGGCCGTCTCGGCGCTCCGGGACGCCGGGGTCGAACCGACGACCTACTTCGCGCCGGGTGCGGTCGCCGCCGACGCCGCCTCGCGGGGACTGGACGCCGTCGTCGTCGCGACCCAGGACACCATCGGCCGGGTCACCGACGCGCTGACGGACGCGTCGGTGAGCTACGACGTGGCGAAGTGA
- a CDS encoding thiolase family protein: MTDVVVVDGARTAHGELLGSLAGKTATELGLTVTEGLLERSGIGPDLIDWVCLGNCVQAGVGQVPARQVVVDSDLPDSCPATTTNEASGSGLRAITNAIDRIETGRVGVAIAGGMESMSNAPYLVREMRGGRRHGNTTLVDSMIYDALWDVNYDAHMGTLTDRIAAEFDIGRAQQDEYAQRSNQRAGEAIESGAFEQEIVPVEVSGASETRRADGEAVSDHLVTEDEGPRPETTAEDLTALPPAFGDDGTITAGNASKLSDGAGAVLLADAEAANAAGVGPMAHVEEYAVAYRDPAEFSLAVCDALRALFERADIGVADVDHFELNEAFAAQMVYVADELDIPAAKHNPLGGAVALGHPIGASGGILTTTLVYAMEHGDLDRGVVAMSVGGGGALAMSLTR; encoded by the coding sequence ATGACCGACGTGGTCGTCGTCGACGGCGCGAGAACCGCACACGGGGAACTACTGGGCTCGCTCGCCGGGAAGACGGCGACTGAGCTGGGTCTCACAGTCACCGAGGGGCTGCTAGAGCGGAGCGGTATCGGCCCCGACCTGATCGACTGGGTCTGCCTGGGCAACTGTGTCCAGGCCGGCGTGGGCCAGGTGCCGGCCAGGCAGGTCGTCGTCGATTCAGACCTCCCCGATAGCTGTCCAGCGACGACCACGAACGAGGCCTCCGGGTCAGGCTTGCGGGCGATTACGAACGCTATCGACCGCATCGAAACGGGCCGCGTCGGGGTGGCTATCGCCGGCGGGATGGAGTCGATGTCGAACGCGCCCTATCTGGTCCGCGAGATGCGTGGTGGCCGCCGCCACGGTAACACGACGCTCGTGGATTCGATGATTTACGACGCGCTGTGGGACGTGAACTACGACGCCCACATGGGGACGCTCACGGACCGCATCGCTGCGGAGTTCGACATCGGCCGGGCACAACAGGACGAGTACGCCCAGCGGAGTAACCAGCGGGCCGGGGAGGCCATCGAGTCGGGCGCGTTCGAACAGGAAATCGTTCCAGTAGAGGTTAGCGGCGCGTCGGAGACGCGCCGAGCAGACGGCGAAGCCGTCAGTGACCACCTCGTCACCGAGGACGAGGGACCGCGGCCCGAGACGACCGCAGAGGACCTCACGGCGTTGCCGCCCGCCTTCGGCGATGACGGGACCATCACCGCCGGTAACGCCTCGAAGCTCTCGGATGGCGCGGGCGCGGTCCTGCTGGCCGACGCCGAGGCCGCCAACGCCGCCGGTGTCGGTCCGATGGCCCACGTCGAGGAGTACGCGGTCGCCTACCGCGACCCCGCCGAGTTCTCGCTGGCGGTCTGTGACGCCCTGCGGGCCCTCTTCGAGCGGGCGGATATCGGTGTCGCCGACGTCGACCACTTCGAGCTCAACGAGGCCTTCGCCGCTCAGATGGTGTACGTCGCCGACGAACTCGACATCCCGGCGGCGAAACACAACCCGCTGGGCGGGGCCGTGGCGCTTGGCCACCCCATCGGTGCCAGCGGTGGCATTCTCACGACCACGCTGGTGTACGCCATGGAACACGGGGATCTGGATAGAGGGGTCGTGGCGATGAGCGTCGGCGGCGGGGGCGCGCTGGCGATGTCTTTGACGCGGTGA
- a CDS encoding metallophosphoesterase, which produces MDLTYDGRALVLEDTLVVADCHVGRGTGGELEFPVGSGSEMVERFRDLVERHEPDEVVVAGDLLHSFQTVPRTVETTVAGLRAVCRESGARLVVTPGNHDTMLDSVWDGPVEREYRVGDTLVLHGHEAPEGDADRYVVGHDHPTIEIEGQRRPCYLVGEGQYRGSEVVMLPSFNKLNAGVRVNTMSAGEFQSPLVTDADSLAPVVWDEHARETKAFPPLGEFRRLL; this is translated from the coding sequence ATGGACCTGACGTACGACGGCCGCGCGCTCGTACTCGAGGACACGCTGGTCGTCGCGGACTGCCACGTCGGCCGGGGGACCGGCGGGGAGCTGGAGTTCCCGGTCGGCTCCGGGAGCGAGATGGTCGAGCGGTTCCGCGACCTCGTCGAGCGCCACGAGCCCGACGAGGTGGTGGTCGCCGGCGACCTCCTGCACTCCTTCCAGACCGTGCCCCGAACGGTCGAGACCACCGTCGCGGGGCTGCGAGCGGTCTGTCGGGAGTCGGGGGCTCGCCTGGTCGTCACGCCGGGAAACCACGACACGATGCTCGACTCGGTGTGGGACGGGCCCGTCGAGCGGGAGTACCGGGTCGGCGACACGCTCGTCCTGCACGGTCACGAAGCGCCCGAGGGCGACGCCGACCGGTACGTCGTCGGTCACGACCACCCGACCATCGAAATCGAGGGGCAGCGACGGCCCTGCTATCTGGTCGGTGAGGGCCAGTACCGCGGCAGCGAGGTCGTCATGCTCCCGTCGTTCAACAAACTGAACGCCGGCGTCAGGGTCAACACGATGTCGGCGGGCGAGTTCCAGTCGCCGCTGGTGACCGACGCGGACTCGCTGGCGCCGGTGGTGTGGGACGAGCACGCCCGGGAGACGAAGGCGTTCCCGCCGCTGGGCGAGTTCCGGCGGCTGTTATAG
- a CDS encoding NAD(P)/FAD-dependent oxidoreductase: protein MTDAVVVGGGLAGLVAARHLAESGQDVTLLEASDGVGGRVRTAHEDGYTFDRGFQVLFSAYPAVKREFDVEALSPRPFTPGATIARPNHRSVLSDPLRNPTAAPQTIFNRDVRTADKLRVFKLQRELAGKDPEALLDGGGEPIAEYLARRGFSKRFVERFAAPFYGGITLDRSLGTDSGIFEYTYKMLSEGEIFVPADGMQAMPEQLADRASTAGATIETDVPVEAVEAADGHSEVTVETASETLSAEACVVATDPATAAELTGVDTIPTETLGCVTQYFALPTSKAPSMGKRIVLNAADDRPNTVAPLSAVASEYAPEGMELYSATFLGEQAADDEDLAADVYDALTAWYPSAGFDALELLRTDRVPLAQFAQRPGFRESLPAPDAPEGPVALAGDYTRWSSIQGALESGRVAAELLA from the coding sequence ATGACAGACGCCGTTGTCGTCGGTGGCGGCCTCGCTGGACTGGTCGCGGCCCGTCACCTCGCCGAGTCGGGACAGGACGTGACGCTACTGGAAGCGAGCGACGGCGTCGGTGGCCGCGTCCGGACGGCCCACGAGGACGGCTACACCTTCGACCGGGGGTTCCAGGTGCTGTTCTCGGCCTACCCCGCAGTCAAGCGCGAATTCGATGTCGAGGCCCTCTCGCCGCGGCCCTTTACTCCGGGGGCGACCATCGCTCGTCCGAACCACCGCTCGGTGCTGTCGGACCCCCTGCGCAATCCGACGGCGGCCCCCCAGACCATCTTCAACCGCGACGTTCGGACGGCCGACAAGCTCCGCGTGTTCAAACTGCAGCGCGAACTCGCAGGCAAGGACCCGGAGGCACTGCTCGACGGGGGCGGCGAGCCCATCGCCGAGTACCTGGCCAGGCGAGGGTTCTCAAAGCGGTTCGTCGAGCGGTTCGCGGCGCCCTTCTACGGCGGCATCACGCTCGACAGGTCGCTGGGTACCGACAGCGGGATCTTCGAGTACACCTACAAGATGCTCTCCGAGGGCGAGATATTCGTGCCGGCCGACGGGATGCAGGCGATGCCCGAGCAACTCGCCGACCGGGCGAGCACAGCGGGCGCGACAATCGAGACGGACGTGCCTGTGGAGGCCGTCGAGGCTGCAGACGGTCACAGCGAGGTGACAGTCGAGACAGCCTCGGAGACACTCTCCGCCGAGGCCTGCGTCGTGGCTACAGACCCCGCGACGGCCGCGGAGCTAACCGGTGTCGATACGATTCCGACGGAGACACTCGGCTGTGTCACCCAGTACTTTGCCCTGCCGACGAGCAAGGCACCCAGCATGGGCAAGCGTATCGTACTCAACGCCGCCGACGACCGGCCCAACACCGTCGCGCCGCTGTCGGCGGTCGCCTCCGAGTACGCCCCCGAGGGGATGGAGCTGTACAGCGCGACGTTCCTCGGCGAGCAAGCCGCCGACGACGAGGACCTGGCCGCCGACGTCTACGACGCGCTGACCGCGTGGTATCCGTCGGCCGGGTTCGACGCACTGGAGCTCCTGCGGACGGACCGCGTCCCGCTCGCGCAGTTCGCCCAGCGGCCCGGGTTCCGCGAGTCGTTGCCCGCGCCCGACGCCCCCGAGGGACCGGTCGCCCTGGCTGGCGACTACACCCGCTGGTCGTCGATTCAGGGCGCACTGGAGAGCGGGCGCGTGGCCGCCGAGCTACTGGCGTAA